agaagaaaggatacTGCTCCTTTCAGTGTCTGCACAAATGTGTACTGAGAATTAACATAACATGTTGTTGCATCCTCAGCGTGTCAGCAACGGATGGTTTCAGTGGCAACTGTACTACTATAAATTTATTGCATCGGTACATGTCTGACTGAAATGACAGTATAGTCTTTAAGTGGAAGCCAATTTTTCTTATTGTCAACTATATACTTAGTGATCTAGATATGAAACACTAATTGTATGGAAAAAGAATTACTTGATTTCCCATCTTCCTTTGGAAAGTTAACTGAGTGAAGTGTTTCTAGGTtatataaaggaaaacatcatgCTAATGGATTAATATAATAAATGTGAGCAAAATAGATCTTCcttaaattataaaaaaattaataattttgtaTTCAATTATATAACTATATAATATTAACTTCTGTTTAGTTCAAGGAAGAAATCTCTAAGCATTTCAAGTCCCGTGCGGATCAGCTTGTTTTGATATTTGctggaaagattttaaaagatcaAGATACTTTGATTCAGCATGGGATTCACGATGGACTCACTGTTCACCTGGTCATCAAAACGCAAAACAGGTAACCTGACTGATGAGCAATCTTTTTTTACCTCTAAGtagtaaaaatattcttaattcctaatgtttttgttattctttATTCTTAGTGCTTTCTTTTGGACAAATCTAAGTTTGACTAAAATGCATTCAAAAGCAGTACAAATACTACTGCTATTGAACAAGAGAAGCAACCCAAATTCTGTAAGATTACGTCCCtatatattttacatatattttttaaaagttaatgttATCTTCTAAAGTTTGCCATTACTGTTAAATCACTTGAATCAGCTTCTTAGTTGCAGTTGGTACACAATAACAGTCTGAGGACAATATGAACAGTCCTTTTATCTGTTTCACTGCATGGTAGCACTCATGCTTATGCCCCTACAGTAAACAGGTGTGGTAAGCATATGTATTGGGCAAGCAGCCTTTAGTGCTTTTTCTAGTTTATGATGGCTTTAATGTTGTATAACTACATTGTTATAATGTTCCTACAGTCTTAAAGAATATTGAAATTATTATATTAGTCTTATGATGAAATAAGACTTTTAACTTAATTTGATGTTCAGTGGGACATCCTACTAAAGGTATGGAATAAATCCTGTATTCTAGATCTTGCTATCCTTCTCTTTAAGCCCCGAACATTGAATTAGTATGCATACTCCCTCAAATAGTACATCAGAATCACTAAAGCAAGTTTAGGACTGAGGAAGCAATTTGTTGACAGGCATCCCAGGGATAGGATGTAAAAGGTGGTAACAGTTGCAGTGATGCCCATCCAAATTTCTTAATGGTAGAAACTGCTGTTCTGAAGGAGTGATGAGATTATAAATGGTTGAAGTTGGAAgcgacctctggaggtcatctggtccaacacccctgctcaTGTTCAGCCTGGTGACCACCAGGACTttttctgccaagctgctttCCCATCCTGAATCGAtgcttggggttgttccttcccaggtgcaggactttgcaccaCTTTCTCTTGTTGAAATTCATGAGATTCCTGTCAGCCCATTTCTGCAACCTGTCAAGTTCCTTCTGCACAGCTCTCTGGCATATCAGCTACTCTTCCTAGTTCTGAGTCATCAGCAAGCTTTCTGAGGGTATACTCTGCCCCATCATCCAAATCATTAATGAAGGTGTTAAACAGAATTGGTCCCTGTATTGACTCCTGGGGTACACTGCTAGCTCCTGGCCTTCAACTAGACTTTAttccactgatcaccaccctctggatcTGGCCACTGAGccagttttccatttttctcatCCAACCCCTACTGCATTAGCTTCTCTATGAGAATGCAATGGGAGACACTGTTGAAAGCCTTCCTAAAGTCCACTGCTTCCCCCTCTTCTACGTGGCCAGTCATTTCATCACATAAGGTTATCGTGTTGATGAAACATGACTTCCCCATGATGAATCCATGCTGACTACTCCTGATGGCTTTCTTGTCCTTTCTGTGCCTGGAAATGATTTCCAGGATTAGTTTCTCCATCACCTTCCTAGGAATGGAGGAGAGGCTGATcggcctgtagttccctgggTCCTCCTTTTTGCCCTTCTTGAAGATAGTAGTAACacttgctttcctccagtctttGGACACTTATCCTAGTCACCATGATCAATCAAAGATAATTGAGAGTGGCCTTACAATGACATCTGCTGGCTTCCTCAGCACTTGTGGTTGCATTCCATCAGGGCCCGTGGACTTGCATACATCCAATTTTCTTAAGCATTCCCTCTTCCATCAAGGGTACATCTTCCTTGttccagcctttcctcctagTCTCAGAGGCCTGGTATTCCTGAAGGCTTGTTTTActagtaaagactgaagcaaaggtgGCATTCGGTACCTCAGCTTTTTTCATGTCCCAAGTAACCAGGTCTCCTGTCTCGTTAAGCAGCAGTTCTACATTTTCCTTAGTCTTCTTTTTGTCTCCTATATACTTatagaagcccttcttgttatCTTTGACATCCCTGGCCAGATTCAATTCCATGTTTTTCTTAGATTATATTAAATTCCAGAGCTTGTGTACTGGGTCTGGCTCAGATGGAGTTCTTCATAACAGCCTGTTTGGTGTGGTATTTAGACTTAACAGCGTTGACAACATACTGATGTGTGATAAGACACTCCGtgcctccctcctgcccaggCTAGAGTTGGGAAggagacacagctgggacaccTGAATCAAGCTGACCAAAGATATTGCACACCATATCATGTCATGCTAAGCAGTAAAACCAGGGGAGCTTTTCCAAAGTGGCTGTTGCTCAGAGATTGGCTGGACATTGGTCTGCTGGTGGGAGTTGGTGAGCAATTAACTTTGcatcatttttctgtttggttttgggggattctttttctttacttttgctttaccaattaaactgtctttatgacaacccatgagtttttttgcttttgcccttctgattctctcccatGTCCTGCCTGAGGTTGGGGAAAATGATGTAACTGGATGAGGATTTAACTGACTGGGGTCTTAACTGACTGAGGTCAACCTACCACACCTTGTTCAActagtaatttttttaacttgttttttatAGGTCACAAGTTCATCCAGGTCAACAAACATACACCACTGGCAGTATTGATACCACATCAATATCAAGCAGTAATATCTCAACACCAATTTCAACAAATAGCAACTCTTTTGGCTTGGGTAAGAATATTTGTTAAGTAACATGATGGGTATATTGGGCATCTTGGTTTGAGGTAAGTATCTGTGGAGCTTTATTGTAATGTAAATggggcttaaaaaaaaatactaattacaaaaatctgtggtattgattGCAATAAGCTTTTGATCAATAAGATATCGGAGGTAAGTTGTTTCCTTAATTTTTACGTACAGGACTTCAGGCTTGTGCTGTTTCATCTTCAGTAGTAAGATGCTGCTTGATCTTGTATTCTGGCACTATAGGTATTTAAACTCCTTccagtctcctcctcttccttaaTGGTACATGTGAATTGGCCTGAAGGGAGTATTGAAGTTGGACCCATAACATCATGACTCAGAAGAGAAGTAACAAAGTTACTTCTATCCTACAAACCAATATTTCTCAGATTCTGAAGCTGCGTTATCAGTCTTTCAAGAATAGAGGCAGAAGtctactgattttaaaatattatctctTTCCTTAGTTACTGGGTTTTGCTATTCATACTCTTtccttgtttgctttctttaaaaaaaaaaacaacacaactgaaaaaaactaTGTTAAGCAATTGTTTTTAGTTGTAAACAGTTATCTAGATTGACTAGTACCTTCTAAAAATATGAAACTTTTGTTTGCTAAACTCTGCAAAGGAGGagaatttaaaacatttctttttgctgaTGCATCAAAAACTAAAAGAGCTTTACTTTTTGTTTACAATAGAGATTATGCATTGTATTAGGGATTCATCATGGTGGTGGTCTGTCTATAAATGATTACTACAAATTTATTGGAAACTGTTGGGAATTAACCTGAGACCCCAAAACTCACACATCCCTTGTACCTCAACTATAGTAAAGTAGAAGAAAAGCTGTTAGAATTGTAACAAGTTATATTTCAGATGTGATTTGCATTTCTAGGTGTCTTATGTAAAGAAGCAAACTATTAGATGACTCCTTAACAGCCTTGCAAAGATAGAATTTCTATTGGGTTTCATTATTTTGAAGTGTGGGTGTGGCATTATTACTTAAGTGGCCTAGAAATTAAAACTTGCattaaaacttatattaaaaatcagtattgttcaccaattaaggaaaggtataaaaacCAATATTGTTcaccaattaaggaaaggtaCAAAAATCAAGAAGGCTCACAGGAtggatacagctgctgcttctatgtgaggaatccacaacacagcaattccctACAAATACCatggagtgtggagcagagtgAAGGCTAAGTGGCCAGACTCTGTGATGATACATGGAAACGAGATGGTCCTCTAGAACTGATAAGCAGCACGTTTGGTACCCTGAGCCAATggtctgtcaaatcttgacaaaatgctgtcctAGAGCAaactttgctcattttaatgtcattttaatactaaaacacacctccatcccaaaggctacctGCCTTCAAGGTGCCACCACTCCTTGAATCTGCAACCTGAATTGTTTGTAAGCTATACCTTTAAATGTGAGGCgagagaattttacaccaatcgtaataaaggtatttatgactaaagtcactcaaactccaccttgaaggtgaaaaaaagttataaaagaGTTAAAGAAAAGCGGGGTACTggggggaagacaccatcacgAACAAGTCAGGGAAGCTCCCTCAAACTGTCTCTGACTCCCGAGATCAGCTGACAGACTGagtctctcttcctcccccctTGGGACACCTTGGGTGAGACTTTAAGTACTTCTGTGGGAAACTTAAAAATCTCTATAGAGAATTACTCTTTAACTTTTTATAACCAGGCTGTATTTTGTAGCTTCACACACTGTATTgtttatatatctattttttttgcaCGTGCTTTCTTTTGCAGTCACTATCTCTGGCAATCCATAAGAACCTGTATATTtgttgcatgaataaaactgcacCGTTTAAGTAGCCAGTCGtcacagtttctcactgaatgTGATCAAACCCTAGAGTGTGGCCATGCTAGTTCATGAGCATGACTGGACTGAAGGTGCAGTCCACTATCAGTGAATCCAGAGTCGTGATAGTTCACAGAGATGAATGCACCTGGACTAGCCGCACCTAACCTCCCACCTTGGTGAGGAGAGTTAGAACAcaaagagatttattttctgccaaaccactctgtccccttttaATGCGACAGTGGGTTATGTTTATGTATTTTGTACATAGAAAGAACCTGGATGTATTTAGAAATATACTAAATGATgaaagtttgtttgtttgttttttcctcttaaaggTGGCCTTGGAGGCCTGAGTAGCCTGGGATTAAATGCATCAAACTTTTCAGAGTTACAGAATCAGATGCAACAACAACTTATGTCCAACCCAGAAATGATGGTTCAGATAATGGAAAATCCATTTGTTCAGAGCATGCTTTCAAATCCTGACGTGATGAGGCAGTTAATTATGGCTAACCCTCAAATGCAGCAACTGATACAGAGAAATCCAGAAATCGGTCACATGCTAAATAATCCAGATATAATGAGACAGGTATGTAGAAAGATCTTTAAATTCATAACCTTTGGTTATACTGTAACTGTGAACAAAAGAGCACGAATTGGACATGCTTGGATAAGTGCTGAAATATTGTTGAGGAATTTAGGCTTGTTAGACAATCTCTAAAAGGTCGCTATAGGAAactgttgcttttatttctagCTGCTGATGTCTGAAATAAactgataatttttaaaaagtgcagCATAGTTTTGAAAGATGTTGAAGACTCTATAATCTTATCTTCCGAGTTTAGAGTTGGATGTCACTTGAGATCTTCTGTTGTTTAGTCAACAGTGAGTTTACTATGAAGTAATAATTCTCCAAAATACTGTTGATTTCCAGTTTACGTAATTGGGTacctctttaaaagaaataagttATGTGTTATGTAAGGTATGCCTTAATGTGGCAGAAGGCCCCAAGAAACAAATGAAGGCTTTGGAAaattaaagtatttatttttcaagttcATGTTATAAGCTACATGCTGTACTGATGTTAGAAAAGGTAGAAATATATTGTGTTGAGAAGAGACAAGAAAGAACAGGATGGTACattcaagttttttttttcttctgtttattcaATGCTTTCTGACTCAGCCAGCATGCTAACAGTTATGTTAGAATGTTGACTAAATATTAAATTCTATTGACTCCCCTTCCACTGAGATAACATCTTGATTTGGCTTTAATCCTAATTTGGAGTTAGACATTAGTAACTGAGATACTGTTAAATGCTGATATTTTCACTTTAGAATGGAATTATTTTTATCAATACAAATTAAATGTTCTATTTCATTAGACTCTAGAACTTGCTAGAAACCCTGCAATGATGCAGGAAATTATGCGAAACCAGGACCGAGCCTTGAGCAATCTTGAAAGCATACCAGGTGGCTACAATGCCTTGCGACGTATGTACACAGATATTCAGGAGCCAATGTTGAATGCAGCACAGGAACAGGTGAGAAATGACTGGAGGAGCCATTGAAAGTAAATGTTTGGGattctttgttttgtattttgatttttgtttttttgggggggaagcttttttggcatttttgttttggtttttttttaaatgaaagaatataaataatatcatttttcaaatgtgtacctaacaaaacaaaatttcttGAAGTCAATGTGTGTCTTGTTCCTATGCTCTTTAAAACTTGAAAGGGTAAATATTGTTTTTTGTCTGAAACTATTTTAATGTTAAGAAATTTTTGTTGTATGTATTCTAAATCTATTTATAGTTCTTGTACTTATAAAATTCCTCAGGtctaggaaaaaatgaaaactttattAAATTGGAACCCAagataggaagaaaaaaggctttgatttcagtaaagcatttgacactgtcttccacAGCATCTTcatggcaaaactgagaaagtatgggctggatgatcagataGTGAGGtagattgttaactggttgaagggaagaaggcagagagttgtgatcaatggggcagtgTCTAGTTGGAGGCTGTATCTACTGGAGTCCCTCAGGGACCAGtattgttcaatatattcattaatgaccttgatgagggaacagagggcactgtcagcaagtttactgacaatactaaactggggggagtggctgacacactagaaggctgtgctgccactcaatgagacctggacaagctggagaattgggtggggagaaatctaatgaagttcaataagggcaagtgtagagtcttgcatctgggaaagaataaccccatgtatcagtacaggttggggaatgaactgttagagagcagtgtaggggaaagggacctgggggtcttggtggacagcaggatgaccatgacccagcattagccaagaaggccaatggcatcctgaggtgtattagaaggactgtggttagcaggtcgagagagattctcctgcccctctactctgcctttgtgagaccacatctggaatattgtgtccagttctgggcccctcagttcaagaaggatagggagctgctggagagagttcagcatagggccaccaagatgattaggggagtggagcatttcccttatgatgaaaggctgagggagctggggctctttagcttggagatgAGGtaattaatgtttacaaatatgtaaatggtgaGTGACAGGAGAATGGAACTAGGCTCTTCTCATTGatgaccaatgataggacaaggggcattgggtacaaactggaacagaagaggttccaaagaaatacaaggaaggatttcttcactgtaagggtgacagagcactggaacgggctgtccagatgggttgatgagtcttcttttctggagacattcaaaacccacctggacgagttcctgtgtgacgtactctaggtggtcttgctctggtagaggggttggactagatgatctcttgaagttccttctaacccttaagattccattattatgtgatttattttttttctaagtttgAAACCACTATGCAAGATATGCACCAGTAAATGCTggaggttgacctgctggaaagcagctccacagaggacctgggagttctggtggacagcaaattaaacatgagccagcaatgtgctctcgtggccaaggcggccaatggtatcctggggtgcatcaagaagagcgtggtCAACATGTCAAGGGAGGTtatcctcctcttctctgccctagtaaggccacatctggagtactgtgtccagttctgggctccccagctcaagagggacagggagctgctggaaagagtccagcagagggctaccaagatgatcaggagactggaacatctctgtgatgaggaaaggctgagacacCTGGGgcttgtttagcctggagaagagaggactgagggggaccttatcaatgtttctaaatacctaaagggcagatgtcaagaggatgaggccaatggtgttttatttttggagcgcccagtgacagggcaaggggtaacagacacaagctggaacaaaggAAGTTCTgcttgaacacaaggaaaaccttTTCTGTGAGGgcgagggagcactggaacaggctgcccagagaggttgtggagtcttcttctctggagactttcaaaacccacctggacacatttgTGTGCAACCTGgtcgaggtgaacctgctttagcagaaaggttggactagatgatctctagacatcccttccaactcctaccattctgtagtTCTGTAATCTTGCTGTGATCAAAGTACTAGTATAGTAGCAAACACTGTGTTTAAAACGAGGTGTGATtagcttatctttttttttttgctgttgttgcttGAGATAATATCTCTTTCAGTGTTGGTATCTTTTCAGAATATTTACAATGGCTTATTTTAGAACGATGACTATAATTTAGAGCCATCAACATTTATCTTCATGTGTAATTTTGGAAAGGTAACTTGTCATTTCTAGCAGACTTAAAAAATAGTTGACTAGTAGATgatatatgttttttttctgtttctgtagttTGGAGGTAACCTGTTTGCTTCCTTAATAAGCAATGCATCATCGGGAGGGGACAGTCAACCATCTCGTACAGAAAATAGAGCTCCTTTACCAAATCCCTGGGCTCCTCAGTCCAGTTCTCAAAGTTGCATAAGTGCCAGCACCAGTGGTGAGAGCGGTGGCAGTAATGTTGGAAGTAGCACCTCTGCTAGTATGGGACAGAGCTCAACTATACCAAATTTGGAACCTGGACTAGGAGGTGTGTCTGTTATTACAATTGTATATGTTTGCAAATATTCAGGAGTttgctgaaatgattctgttatTAGAAAGAGATGTTTTGATAAAaagtttttattgctgtttattTCCATAGAATGTTTGACCGGTATCAAAGTCCCctgtagaaaaacaaacatgaaaagtAAACCAAGACTACTAATACTTATATATTGCCTTAAAATAACAAAAGTAAGGAACCTGTAGATGAATgatagtatttttctttctgtttggagacaaacaggaaaacaactAACAGTGTAGATACTTAGTGGGACTGCTTGTTGGGTATGACCTCTGGCTTAACTTGTTTCTAGGGCAGATGCATCTGTGTAAGCAGAACTATGTTGAGGTGTATTTAAGAGGCTAAagctcattgaaaaaaaacaagcaaaaaaacccaaaacaacacagTTATATCCCAGTTCTAGGCAGTCTAATTAATTTGATTATAGGTAAGATTTTTACAAATGCcatcttttacttttttcaaaGTTGGTATGTTCAACACACCAGGAATGCAGAGCTTGTTACAGCAGATAACAGAAAATCCACAACTTATGCAAAATATGCTGTCTACACCCTATATGAGAAGCATGATGCAGTCATTGAGCCAGAATCCTGATCTTGCAGTACAGGTAAATGCTTTTGGTGTAGCGATGTGTTGTGTATGCTGAAGTGAAAAAAGGAGTTTAAATTACGATAAGTTATATTTTCAATACAGAGGAACTGTGACGGCTTCTTAATAGTAAGTTGTCTGTTGTAAATGGTCCATTTTTCAAAGTATGTTAATGCCTGACATTGAAATTATTATCTAACTACCTTTAGCAATCTATTGCAGTAAGTTTCTTCAATTTGCAGTTGGACATCATGTCAGGCATTCTCTTGTAACAACTTGTAAGCTTGTGTATGTTTCATACAGCCCTATAATTTTGTGGCCTAGCATAAGAACCAGTTAAACAAAGCAAACGTTTGGATTATAAATTAAGATAGAGATGCTACTAAAAAAAATACCGTAGCTTGAGAGAACAGAAGTGGAGAGGAAGGAGTTGGTGCCTTATCTAGCTGttattctggttttcatttctcATCTGTGATCCTTGTTCACAATAAAAGTGCTGATACTGCTGTTTTATGAATGGTATTTTGAAGTGCTTTGCAATTTTACTTACAACAATAATATCCAAAGCCAAATCTTGAACTATGTTATATATATGAGGTTATCATAGATTGTTACCACATATTAATTAGATAATAAGATAAATAGTTCTCTTAAAATCCACTCTACTATTTACTTTTGGGCACTGTCACAATCCCCTGTTGGGTTTAATTTGACAGAAGTTAAACTCCCTTGCTTTCCAACCAACCTCTGACAATTCTGGATGGCTTGGCTTAACTCGAGTGATATCCAGTCAAACAGGTTATCGTGATTAGGTTTCATGCATTCTTgggaacagaattaagactcaaaatGGAGTCAAGTGCTAAACTACTTTATTTTTACAATCAAAAAtcaacaaggaaaagagaagggggagaaggaaagaaaagagagaaaggtgCCATAGTCACCACCACGAGTctacagcagccccagcagtcCACTTGTCTGTCCGATGATCCGTTCTGGTCCAGTGAGGAGGATGGAAACTCCAGCCCTTCTGCTAGTCCCGTTCTTATACCCACTCCTCTTGTTGATGCATGTCCAGTGCCATCTCTGAAGGGTCCTGAAAAGTTTCAAAAAGTCCTTGGAAAGTTCCCAAAAATCTGGGAGTAGTCCAGGAGGATTGCAGTCCTTGGACCCAGGCGCATACGCAGGGGCGTTAGGCCAGCGGGACATATCACTAAAGCAACAGTGTCTCCCACGGGTAGAGTCCTTGATGGCTGGAGCAATGTGGTCTCGATGATTAATTATGCTGTCAGCAATGTTGAGGCATATCACTAGTACCTTAAAGGCACTACAGCTTGATCTATGATGTTAAAAGATTATGCAATATCATCTATAGGACAAAAATTTTTATTTGCTGGAaatcctcaacttcagaagcaAACGAGACAACAGCTTCCTACTTTTCTTCAAGAAGTAAGATGAGATACTAAGTATTGCTAACAAATATCTGAAATTCAGTGAGCAATTTTTTGCAATAAACTGATGCCTTTCTTTGATTTCACTTAAAGCTAGATTCTGTTACATGTACTCTCATTAGCTTTAGACATTATCCCTTGATAATTAAATGCTTGATTTATCTCTCCATCCCTTTTAAAAGTTAAATCTGGCTTTTGGTGGATGTTGTTGTCTGTGACTAGCACAACTGCTTTGATTTGCTGTCATGTTTTTGCTTGGAAGAAATGACTTGTTCTTACTGTGCACTAACCAGAGAAAACCCGTTTCCTTCATGACTTCTTttgcaaatgaaagaaaaaaatcttattacTTTTTGTGCTACTAAGATAGGCTTTTACAATGCTTCTCTCATACCTCTTCCACCCTGCCCTGATTATTTTGGGTAGAGAGACCTTACTGCATGCCTTGAAAGAGGCAAGACCTAAGCTAATTCAGAAGTGGAGTGGATTCTGAAGATATTTGCCTGTAAATGTTGCCTTACCACCAGCTTTCTCTCTTACACCATTGTGGTTGCAGCCTCTGTGTTTGCTTTATCTTAATTGTCACAGTGTATACTAAGAATGTGTCCTTTAAATAGGACTAAGAAAAATTTTTAGGAATCAAAATTTTATCCAATGCATGAGTTCCATCATTAGGCAGTCCCTACAAATGTGTGTTGCCAACATCTAATTGCATGTAGGCAGTgttatggaaaaaataaataacaacatGAATTTGTTGCCATTAATGATTGCCCAATGCTCCAATCAAGCTAGAGTCTTCACCTCTGGTCTTTTTTGTAGCCGGGAATGGGGAAGAATACATAAATCTGATCAACAGCCTACTGTACCTTTGCTGCAAGATTGTAAAAGCTGATGGGCCCAACCTCAGAGACACTGAGGCTGTGGACCTTGTGAATTATCCACTGGCCTCTATTTTCAGCCAGCTGAATGTTATGCTGGGACACCAACTGATAAGCCAGAGCAACAACAGCTAACCCTACTGTAACTTCAAAGATGCTTCTCAATTACAGCTGTGACCCCCTGTCCACATACTTCTCCACTGGGCTGTTCTAAAAAGAcacagctgggcagcaggaagTGGTCACGCTGGATGGCATCAGTACAATAGAACAGAATagttcagttggaagggacctacaacaatcatctagcccaactgcctgaccatttcagggctgaccaaaagttaaagcatatCGTTAAGGGCGTTGCCCAAATGCCTCTTAAGCACTGATGGCTTGGAGCATCgaccacctctctaggaagcctgttccaatatCTGTCTaccctctcagtaaagaagtgtttcctaatatccagtctgaacttcccctggtgcagctttgaACCGTTCCCACACATTCTGTCACTGGATACCAGGGAGAAAAGATCAGcacctccctctccacttcccgtCCGCgggaagctgtagagagcaatgacGTCACCcctgagcctccttttctccaaactagacaAGCCCAAAGTCCTTAGCTGTTCCTCATAGGACATGCCCTCCAGCTTTGTTGTCTTCCTCTGGATGCATTCAAGTACCTTCATATCCTTAAATTacggagcccagaactgcactcAGTACTTAAGGTGAGGCCGCAACAACCCTAAATACA
This window of the Colius striatus isolate bColStr4 chromosome W, bColStr4.1.hap1, whole genome shotgun sequence genome carries:
- the LOC133628557 gene encoding ubiquilin-1-like isoform X3 encodes the protein MSESAESSAGAHSSSESSVQGFAAAEQRIVKITVKTPKEKEEFSVPETSSIQQFKEEISKHFKSRADQLVLIFAGKILKDQDTLIQHGIHDGLTVHLVIKTQNRSQVHPGQQTYTTGSIDTTSISSSNISTPISTNSNSFGLGGLGGLSSLGLNASNFSELQNQMQQQLMSNPEMMVQIMENPFVQSMLSNPDVMRQLIMANPQMQQLIQRNPEIGHMLNNPDIMRQTLELARNPAMMQEIMRNQDRALSNLESIPGGYNALRRMYTDIQEPMLNAAQEQFGGNLFASLISNASSGGDSQPSRTENRAPLPNPWAPQSSSQSCISASTSGESGGSNVGSSTSASMGQSSTIPNLEPGLGVGMFNTPGMQSLLQQITENPQLMQNMLSTPYMRSMMQSLSQNPDLAVQMQNPDTLSAMSNPRAMQALLQIQQGLQTLATEAPGLIPGFNPDLGGLGSTGALTGSTVPSSVLSENTSPTSGSVESDHQQFVQQMLQALAGANAQLLGSHPPLAGGV
- the LOC133628557 gene encoding ubiquilin-1-like isoform X5, giving the protein MSESAESSAGAHSSSESSVQGFAAAEQRIVKITVKTPKEKEEFSVPETSSIQQFKEEISKHFKSRADQLVLIFAGKILKDQDTLIQHGIHDGLTVHLVIKTQNRSQVHPGQQTYTTGSIDTTSISSSNISTPISTNSNSFGLGGLGGLSSLGLNASNFSELQNQMQQQLMSNPEMMVQIMENPFVQSMLSNPDVMRQLIMANPQMQQLIQRNPEIGHMLNNPDIMRQTLELARNPAMMQEIMRNQDRALSNLESIPGGYNALRRMYTDIQEPMLNAAQEQFGGNLFASLISNASSGGDSQPSRTENRAPLPNPWAPQSSSQSCISASTSGESGGSNVGSSTSASMGQSSTIPNLEPGLGVGMFNTPGMQSLLQQITENPQLMQNMLSTPYMRSMMQSLSQNPDLAVQMQNPDTLSAMSNPRAMQALLQIQQGLQTLATEAPGLIPGSYKIQKLDFSNNWSS
- the LOC133628557 gene encoding ubiquilin-1-like isoform X6, which encodes MSESAESSAGAHSSSESSVQGFAAAEQRIVKITVKTPKEKEEFSVPETSSIQQFKEEISKHFKSRADQLVLIFAGKILKDQDTLIQHGIHDGLTVHLVIKTQNRSQVHPGQQTYTTGSIDTTSISSSNISTPISTNSNSFGLGGLGGLSSLGLNASNFSELQNQMQQQLMSNPEMMVQIMENPFVQSMLSNPDVMRQLIMANPQMQQLIQRNPEIGHMLNNPDIMRQTLELARNPAMMQEIMRNQDRALSNLESIPGGYNALRRMYTDIQEPMLNAAQEQFGGNLFASLISNASSGGDSQPSRTENRAPLPNPWAPQSSSQSCISASTSGESGGSNVGSSTSASMGQSSTIPNLEPGLGVGMFNTPGMQSLLQQITENPQLMQNMLSTPYMRSMMQSLSQNPDLAVQMQNPDTLSAMSNPRAMQALLQIQQGLQTLATEAPGLIPGYKIQKLDFSNNWSS
- the LOC133628557 gene encoding ubiquilin-1-like isoform X2, translating into MSESAESSAGAHSSSESSVQGFAAAEQRIVKITVKTPKEKEEFSVPETSSIQQFKEEISKHFKSRADQLVLIFAGKILKDQDTLIQHGIHDGLTVHLVIKTQNRSQVHPGQQTYTTGSIDTTSISSSNISTPISTNSNSFGLGGLGGLSSLGLNASNFSELQNQMQQQLMSNPEMMVQIMENPFVQSMLSNPDVMRQLIMANPQMQQLIQRNPEIGHMLNNPDIMRQTLELARNPAMMQEIMRNQDRALSNLESIPGGYNALRRMYTDIQEPMLNAAQEQFGGNLFASLISNASSGGDSQPSRTENRAPLPNPWAPQSSSQSCISASTSGESGGSNVGSSTSASMGQSSTIPNLEPGLGVGMFNTPGMQSLLQQITENPQLMQNMLSTPYMRSMMQSLSQNPDLAVQMQNPDTLSAMSNPRAMQALLQIQQGLQTLATEAPGLIPGFNPDLGGLGSTGALTGSTVPSSVLSENTSPTSGSVESDHQQFVQQMLQALAGANAQLQNPEVRFQQQLEQLTAMGFLNHEANLQALIATGGDISAAIERLLGAQPS